CGTAACGATAGCGAACGCAACTTACCGCGCGCCAGCATAATGACCATCATCAATGCCGTCGCCACCGCAAAGCGCCAGAAAATCGAGACCGGCGCGGCAACGGGGCCCTGCTGCAAATAAATGGCGATCCATGTGGTACCCCAGATCACCACGACCAGACAATACAATAGTGCGTTCATCATTGTTCTCTCTTCTTTCCCGATAATTGACTGTCGCCGATCTCAGGGGCGGAGCGCTTTCATCGATTTGCGGGATACTTGCAAAATCTTGCGCTTTTTTCTGTCGGGCGGGTGGTAACTGCAGTGACCTGCGATAGACTGAACGCCTGAATAACAGCGTTTATGTGGTGGTATGACCCGGTCTTACGATGCCTTTGAAAAATTAAGTCAGCACAATGCCGTGTTACAGGAGTCGGTTGAGTTGCGCTCGGGCGTCCAGCTGGCGGCATGGTCGAATAAACGCGATACCATCACGCAGTATTGCGATCATCACACGCTCAGTCTGTATGTGGCGGACGGCTACGAAAGTTATCAGAAAACAGCCACTGGCTGGAAAAATGGCGGCGGACCGGACCGGTTTTGCCTGTTGCCAAAAGAGAGTGAATCTACCTGGGATATCCGTGACGACCTCTCGTTTGTGCATCTCTACTGTACCGACGCACATCTGCGTGAAGTGGGGGAAAAGGTCTGGGATAAAAGCCCTTACCGCTTCACGCTGGATGAACGGACGTTTGGTAACGATCCGGGTATTACGGCGGTCTACCGCCAGTTTTTGTTGGGCAACGACTGGCATCAACCCGCGAATCACCTGACGCTCAGCGCCGCGTCGTCACTCCTGATGACCCATATTATTCAGCACTACAGCAATGTGCAGTGGCGATTGCCGACGGTAACGGGCGGACTTGCGCCGGTGACGCTGCGCAATGTGCTGGCCTATATTGACGCCCACCTCGCGGAACCGTTGACGCTAGCCGATCTGGCGCATGAAGCCGCCCTGAGTGAATTTCATTTCGCCAGAATGTTCCGCCAGTCAATGAAAATGGCACCGCATCAGTATGTGATGCAGCGCCGGATGGCGGTGGCAAAGCAACTGGTCTGTCATTCACAGCGCCCGTTGACGGAGATTGCGTTGGCCTGCGGATTCAGCTCGCCGAGCCACTTCAGCAATCGCTTTAAGCAGGTGACAGGTAAGACACCGACGCAGTTACGCACCTCGGGTTAATCTTAAGACGGTGTAGCAGATCCCGCCTGCGATCAGCCCCCAGAAGGCCGAACCCACTCCCCACAGCGTCAGTCCGCTGGCGGTGACCAGAAACGTCACCACGGCGGCATCACGCTCGTTCTCATGATTCAGCGCCTGATATAAACTGCCCGAAATCGTACTCAGCAGCGCCAGTCCCGCCAGCATCTGAATACCGCTCGTCGGCAGGGCCGCCATCATACCGGTGATCGAACTGCCGAAAACGCCGGCTAACAGATAGAATATCCCGGCGGCAGCGGCGGCTAGCCAGCGTTTAGCGGCATCCGGATGGGCATCCGGACTCTGACAAATCGCCGCCGTGATCGCGGCAATACAGATGGAATAGACGCCGAAAGGGGAAAACAGCAGCGCCAGTAATCCAGTGACCACGATCAATGGCGAAACGGGGACATCGTATCCTGCGGCCTTCATGGTCGCCACACCGGGTGCATTCTGCGACGCCATCGTCACCAGAAAAAGCGGCACGGCAATGCCCAGACTGTGGGCCAGCGAAAACTGAGGGGCAATAAAGGTGGGTAACACCGGGGCCATTGCTAGCGAAGAGGTGACAATGTCACCTTCGAGTAGCGCAATGATTGCGCCGACGATCAGGGCCGCAATCACCGCGTAGCGCGGCGCAGTCCTTTTCAGAATCAACCACGCCAGCAGCATGCCGCCACAAAGCAGAAAGTGGTCACCGAGACGGGCAAATGCCTCCAGGCCAAAACGGAGCAAAATCCCGGCCAGCATGGCCGCCGCCAGCGAGTGGGGGATCACCTGCATCAGGCGGGCGAATAATCCCGTGACACCACACAATACGATTAACGCGTTAGCGATGATAAACACGCCAATCGCTTCTGGCAGCGTCAGTCCCTGGAGTCCGGTTACCAGCAGCGCCGCGCCGGGCGTTGACCACGCCGTCAGTACGGGGGCGCGATACCAGAGCGTTAAGAGCAGCGTACTGACACCCATCGCGATGCCCAGGGCGGTCATCCAGCCGGCAATTTGCGTCGTGCTGGCGCCCGCCGCCACCGCGGCCTGCCAGATGATGGCCGCAGAACTGGCATAGCCTACCAGTACGGCGACAAATCCAGAAAGCAGTGTGGGTAATGGTATGGAGAATGAACGCATACGCGCCTCTCGTGCGTTATAACGGTCGTTTAATCTAACATCTGGGCGTTATAACGTACAAGTGGTAAGCTGGCATTTTGGGAGGATATTCATGGACAACCTGACGCACTATCTGGCGAGCACCTTAAAAACATTACGCAGACAGCGTGAGTGGAGTTTATCGCGGCTGGCTGAAGCGACCGGTGTTTCAAAAGCGATGCTCGGACAAATTGAGCGCAACGAATCCAGTCCCACGGTGGCGACGTTATGGAAGATTGCCACCGGGCTGAACGTCCCGTTCTCCACCTTTATTTCACCACCGGAATCTGAGCCGCTGCCGACGTTTGATCCGCAAGAGCAGGCGATGGTCGTGACGCCGTTGTTCCCGTGGGATCCGGTGCTGTGCTTCGACCACTTTTCGATTCTGCTGGCACCCGGTGCGCTCAGTGAATCCACACCGCATGAAGCTGGCGTGATCGAACATGTGGTCGTGATTGCAGGCGAGCTGGAGATGTGTATTGACCAGCAATGGCGCGTCATCAGGGCCGGAGAAGGGATTCGTTTTGCCGGTGACAACGCCCATGCCTATCGCAACAGCAGCGAACAGACCGTGCACTTTCATTCGCTTATCCATTACCCACGCAGTTAAGCGGGAAAACTATTTCGCAACGCGGCGCTTCTGACTACAATAGCCGCCATTTTGCTGCTACTGGATAAAACAACGCCATGCGCCAGTCCCCACATCGCCTTGAATTGTTAAGCCCGGCACGTGATACCGCCATCGCCCGCGAAGCCATTTTACATGGTGCAGACGCCGTCTATATCGGCGGTCCAGGCTTTGGGGCGCGTCATAACGCCAGCAATAGCCTGAGAGATATCGCCGAACTGGTGCCGTTCGCCCATCGTTATGGCGCGAAAATCTTTGTCACGCTGAATACGATTCTTCACGACGATGAACTGGAGCCTGCGCAGCGGCTCATTACCGATCTCTACCAGACCGGCGTTGACGCGCTGATTGTGCAGGATATGGGCATTCTGGAACTCGACATTCCGCCCATCGAATTGCATGCCAGCACCCAGTGCGATATTCGCAGCGTGGAGAAGGCCAAATTCCTCTCTGACGTGGGGTTCTCGCAGATCGTGCTGGCGCGCGAACTGAGTCTTGAACAGATTCAGGCCATCCATCAGGCGACCGATGCCACCATCGAATTTTTCGTCCACGGGGCGCTGTGTGTGGCGTATTCGGGACAGTGCTATATCTCGCATGCGCAAACGGGGCGCAGCGCCAACCGTGGCGACTGCTCGCAGGCGTGTCGTTTGCCGTACACGCTGAAAGACGATCGAGGGCGGGTGGTGTCGTATGAAAAACACCTGCTGTCGATGAAAGATAACGATCAAACCGCCAACCTGGGCGCGCTGATCGACGCTGGCGTGCGCTCCTTCAAGATTGAAGGGCGTTATAAAGACATGGGCTACGTGAAGAACATCACCGCGCACTATCGCCAGATGCTGGATGCCATTATTGAGGCGCGGGGCGATCTGGCGCGCGCTTCCGCCGGGCGCACGGAACATTTCTTCACGCCGTCAACGGATAAAACATTCCATCGCGGTAGCACTGACTATTTTGTGAATGCGCGTAAAGGGGATATTGGCGCCTTTGATTCACCGAAGTTTATCGGCCTGCCGGTCGGTGACGTGCTGAAAGTGGCGAAAGATCATCTCGATGTGGAAGTCAGCGAACCGCTGGCAAACGGTGATGGTCTTAACGTCCTGATCAAACGTGATGTTGTCGGTTTCCGCGCCAATACCGTCGAAAAAACCGGAGATCATCGCTACCGCGTCTGGCCGAATGAGATGCCTGCCGAGCTGCATAAACTGCGTCCGCCTCATCCACTCAATCGCAATCTTGATCATAACTGGCAGCAGGCGTTAACCAAAACCTCAAGCGAGCGTCGGGTGGCAGTGGATATTGAACTGGGCGGCTGGCAGGAACAGCTGATCCTGACGCTGACCAGCGAAGAGGGCGTCAGTATCACCCATACGCTGGACGGACAGTTTGATGAGGCCAACAACGCTGAAAAAGCGCTGAGTGGTCTGAAGGACGGACTGGCGAAACTGGGACAGACGCTCTATTACGCCCGCGATATCGCGGTGCGCCTGCCGGGGGCGCTGTTTGTTCCGAACAGTCTGCTTAATGCATTTCGCCGGGAAGCGGTGGAGATGCTGGATGCCGCGCGCCTGGCGAGCTATCAACGCGGCGTTCGCAAACCCGTGTCTGAACCTGCGCCGGTTTACCCGCAAACGCATCTGAGTTTTCTGGCCAATGTCTACAACCATAAGGCGCGGAAATTTTACCATCGCTATGGCGTGCAGTTGATTGATGCGGCGTATGAAGCACATGAAGAAAAGGGCGAAGTGCCGGTCATGATCACTAAGCACTGCCTGCGCTTTGCTTTTAATCTGTGTCCAAAGCAGGCGAAAGGCAATATCAAAAGCTGGAAGGCGACGCCGATGCAACTGGTGAATGGCGATGAGGTGTTAACGCTGAAATTTGACTGTCGCCCGTGCGAAATGCATGTGATCGGTAAAATCAAAAATCACATTCTGAAGATGCCGCTACCCGGCAGCGTAGTGGCTTCCGTCAGCCCGGAAGAACTGATGAAAACGCTGCCGAAGCGCAAAGGTTAACGGTGGTGCCGGATAAACGCAGCGTCATCCGGCCCCCCGCTTAATGCGATTTAAAGCCCGCCGCCGTCATGATCAGGCGAAAGAACATTCCCACGGCAGCCAGTGCCAGCACGCTGCCGCCCCACAAAATCACCAGCCACATCAGGCGTTTCCAGACAGATTGTTGCATCAGTGATACCCCTCGCCATGTTGAACTTTTCCGCGGAACACGTAGTAACTCCAGAAGGTGTAAACCAGGATAATGGGGATGATCAGTAACGCGCCGACCAGCATGAATCCCTGACTCTGGGCGGGCGCAGCAGCCTGCCAGATCGTAATGGAAGGCGGAATGATATGCGGCCAGATACTGATCCCCAACCCGCTGAAACCGAGGAAAATCAGCCCGAGCGTCAATACGAAAGGCAGCGTATGGCTGTTTTGCTGGCCAAGCGCTCGCCATAGCCAGAAGCCAATCATCGCAACCAGCAGCGGAACCGGCAACAGGAACCACAGATTCGGCAGCGTAAACCAACGTTCAGCTATCGCCGGGTGTGCCAGCGGCGTCCACAGGCTGATGAGCGCGATCACCACCAGCATCGCCAGCAATAGCTTTTTCGCTACGGTACGCATCTTATCCTGCAACGGATCCTCACTTTTCATCACCAGCCAGGTCGCCCCCAGCAGCGCATAAGCGACCACCAGCCCAACGCCGCAGAAAAGGGTGAAAGGGGTGAACCAGTCAAACGGGCCGCCGCTAAAACGCCGACCGGTGACGGTAAAACCGTTAATCACCGCACCCACCACCACGCCCTGGGTGAATGTCGCCAGAATCGAACCGCAGAGAAAGGCTTTATCCCAGAACGGCCGATGGGCGGGCGTAGCTTTGAAGCGAAATTCAAAGGCGACGCCGCGAAAAATCAGTCCAATGAGCATCAGCGTCAGTGGGATCGTGAGCGCGTCAATGATCACCGCATAGGCCAGCGGAAACGCGCCAAACAGCCCGGCACCGCCGAGAACCAGCCAGGTTTCATTGCCGTCCCAGATCGGAGCGACGCTGTTAACCATCACGTCACGATCGTCAGCATCGCGGATGGCGGGAAACAAAATGCCAATACCCAAATCGAACCCATCCATCACGATGTACATCAGCGTGGCGAAGACGATGATGACGAACCAGATTACCGATAAATCAATACCCATTAGCGGTGTGCCTCACGTTGAGAGTCGAGGACGGCAGCAGACAGCGGCCGGGCTGGTGTGCCGGTGGGCGGCGTCGGAGCAATCGTCTCCTGCGGCCCTTTGCGGATGAGACGGATCATGTAGCTGTAACCCACGCCAAAGACTGAGCTGTAGACGATAAAAAACGCCAGTAGAGAAAGGCTCATGTGCAGGTCGCCATGTGCGGAGACCGCATCCGCCGTGCGTTGTAGTCCGTAAACCACCCACGGCTGGCGACCGACTTCCGTAGTGACCCAACCCGCCAGAATGGCGATCAACCCCGAGGGGCCCATCCATAAGGCAAAACGCAGGAACGGGCGCGAAGTATAGAGACGCTGTCGATAGCGTAGCCACAGGGCGCAAACGCCGAGCAGGATCATCAACATCCCCAGCCCCGCCATGATGCGAAACGACCAGAAGACCATCGTGGCGTTGGGGCGATCTTCCTTCGCAAACTCTTTTAACGCCGGGACCTGTTTATCCAGGCTGTGCGTCAGGATCAGGCTACCCAGCGCCGGGATCGCCAGCCCATAGCGGGTGCGCTCCTGTTCCATGTCCGGCCAGCCGAACAGCAACAGCGGAGTCGGTTCTCCCGGCGGATTTTCCCAATGGCCTTCAATGGCGGCGATTTTCGCGGGCTGATGCTTGAGGGTATTCAGACCGTGCATGTCACCAATCAACGCCTGCAGCGGCGCGACAATCAGCGTCATCCACAGTGCCATCGAAAACATTGCGCGAATGGCGGGTGAATGGTTACCGCGCAGCAAATGCCAGGCCGCTGAAGCCCCGACGAATAATGCGCTGCTGAGAAACGCCGCCACCGACATGTGCAGCAAGCGATAGGGAAATGACGGGTTGAAAATAACGGCAAACCAGTCTACCGGCACGACCTGACCGTTGACGATCTCATAGCCCTGCGGCGTTTGCATCCAACTGTTGGAGGCCAGGATCCAGAAGGTGGAAATAATCGTGCCCAGCGCCACCATGCAGGTGGAGAAAAAGTGTAATCCCGGGCCAACCTTGTTCCAGCCAAACAGCATCACGCCGAGGAATCCGGCCTCAAGGAAGAACGCCGTGAGCACCTCATAGGTCAGCAATGGCCCGGTGATACTGCCTGCGAACTCGGAAAAACCGCTCCAGTTGGTGCCAAACTGGTAGGCCATCACCAGACCGGACACCACACCCATACCAAAGTTAACGGCGAAAATTTTCGACCAGAACTGGTAGAGCGATCGCCAGACAGGATTTTTGCTTTTCAGCCAAAGCCCTTCCAGCACCGCAAGGTAGCTGGCAAGGCCAATAGTGATCGCCGGAAAAATTATATGGAAGGAAACCGTGAAGGCGAACTGGATCCTTGCCAGATGAAATGCATCAAGACCGAACATGCAGAGCTCCGCACTAAAAATTGATTCAGCGCAATTTTAAGTCTTTGATGATTTCAGTATCAGAAACAGTAAGGGCTTTTAAAACCATAACAGTTGCGTGAATGTTACAAATTGCGTCTGTTGATATAAATTCTGGAAGCCGCCTTCCTGAATTGCTACGAGCAACTCTACACGACGAGCATTTTTCTGTATTTTTCTTATGTCAGGCGAGAAAAGTAAGCATAAATGTTTACTTTGTGTATAGAATAGGGAACAGGGAGGCGCAGTGAAGCAGAGCGAATTCAGACGCTGGCTGGAATCTCAGGGTGTCGGGGTAACGAATGGATCGCACCATTTGAAGCTCAGATATCGCGGAAAACGCAGCGTCATGCCCAGACATCCAGGTGATGAGATCAAAGAGGCCTTGCGTAAAGCGATTTTAAAGCAATTGGGTCTGTCTCCATCATCACTGATATGAGGTTGTTCAGATGAGAGAGTTTGAAATTATGCGCTATCCCGTTCATCTCGTTCCTGCGCCAGAAGGTGGCTATGTGGTTTCGTTTCCGGATATTCCGGAAGCGCTCACCCAGGGGGAGACCCGCCAGCAAGCCATTGATACCGCACTGGAAGCGTTGATCACCGCCTTTGAATTCTATTTCGAAGATAACCAGTCCGTCCCGTTACCTACGCCGGTGAAGGAGGGCGATGATTTTGTTGAGATCCCGCTCAGCGTTGCGTCAAAAGTTCTTTTACTCAACGCATTCCTGGCATCAAAAATCAGCCAGCAGGAGTTAGCGAAACGCATAGGCAGACCGAAACAGGAAATTACCCGTCTGTTCGACTTGCGGCATGCGACAAAAATTGATGCTGTGCAGACGGCGGCGCGCGCGCTCGGCAAAGAACTGTCGCTTACGTTGTCGTAAACCATAACAGTTCTTAGGATGTTGAGTATTTTATTCGCTGATATACACTGCGTGGGTCATCTGCCACTGACCCACGAGATAATCACGATGAAAAAATACCAGCGTCTGGCTGAACAACTCTGCGAGCAGATCGCCTCTGGCGTCTGGCAACCGGGAGACCGCCTGCCGTCCCTGCGTGAACAGGTGGTCAGCAGCGGGATGAGTTTTATGACCGTTGGCCATGCCTATCAGCTGCTGGAAAGTCAGGGGCGAATTATTGCGCGCCCCCAGTCGGGTTACTATGTCGCGCCACGCCCGGTGAGCCAACCCGCAGTGCAGCCGGTTCAGGTGATGTGCGACGAAGCGGTGGATATTAACACCTATATATTTGAGATGTTACAGGCCAGTCGGGATGTGTCGGTGATGCCGTTTGCCTCTGCATTTCCCGATCCGCGTTTATTCCCTCTACAGCAACTGAACCGCTCTCTGGCGCAGGTGAGCAGAACCGCCACGGCGATGAGTGTGATTGAAAACCTGCCGCCGGGCAACGCGGAGCTGCGCCACGCCATCGCCCGTCGTTACGCCCTACAGGGTATGACGATTTCGCCCGATGAGATAGTCATAACCGCCGGTGCGCTGGAGGCGCTCAATCTTAGCCTGCAGGCGGTGACTGAACCGGGCGACTGGGTGATTGTTGAAAATCCCTGTTTCTATGGCGCGTTACAGGCGCTGGAGCGGCTGCGGCTGAAAGCGCTGTCGGTTGCCACTGACGTGAAGGAGGGGATCGACCTCGCGGCGCTTGAGCAGGCGTTGCAGGAGTATCCGGTCAAAGCCTGCTGGCTCATGACCAACAGTCAGAACCCGCTTGGTGTTACCCTCAGCCCGGAGAAAAAGGCGCGGCTGGTTGAGATACTCGATCGCCATAATGTGATGTTGATTGAAGATGACGTCTACAGCGAACTCTACTTTGGTCGGGAGAAACCGCTGCCAGCCAAAGCGTGGGATCGGGGCGACAAGGTGCTGCACTGCTCGTCATTCTCAAAATGTCTG
The DNA window shown above is from Citrobacter farmeri and carries:
- a CDS encoding helix-turn-helix domain-containing protein yields the protein MTRSYDAFEKLSQHNAVLQESVELRSGVQLAAWSNKRDTITQYCDHHTLSLYVADGYESYQKTATGWKNGGGPDRFCLLPKESESTWDIRDDLSFVHLYCTDAHLREVGEKVWDKSPYRFTLDERTFGNDPGITAVYRQFLLGNDWHQPANHLTLSAASSLLMTHIIQHYSNVQWRLPTVTGGLAPVTLRNVLAYIDAHLAEPLTLADLAHEAALSEFHFARMFRQSMKMAPHQYVMQRRMAVAKQLVCHSQRPLTEIALACGFSSPSHFSNRFKQVTGKTPTQLRTSG
- a CDS encoding benzoate/H(+) symporter BenE family transporter; this translates as MRSFSIPLPTLLSGFVAVLVGYASSAAIIWQAAVAAGASTTQIAGWMTALGIAMGVSTLLLTLWYRAPVLTAWSTPGAALLVTGLQGLTLPEAIGVFIIANALIVLCGVTGLFARLMQVIPHSLAAAMLAGILLRFGLEAFARLGDHFLLCGGMLLAWLILKRTAPRYAVIAALIVGAIIALLEGDIVTSSLAMAPVLPTFIAPQFSLAHSLGIAVPLFLVTMASQNAPGVATMKAAGYDVPVSPLIVVTGLLALLFSPFGVYSICIAAITAAICQSPDAHPDAAKRWLAAAAAGIFYLLAGVFGSSITGMMAALPTSGIQMLAGLALLSTISGSLYQALNHENERDAAVVTFLVTASGLTLWGVGSAFWGLIAGGICYTVLRLTRGA
- a CDS encoding helix-turn-helix domain-containing protein gives rise to the protein MDNLTHYLASTLKTLRRQREWSLSRLAEATGVSKAMLGQIERNESSPTVATLWKIATGLNVPFSTFISPPESEPLPTFDPQEQAMVVTPLFPWDPVLCFDHFSILLAPGALSESTPHEAGVIEHVVVIAGELEMCIDQQWRVIRAGEGIRFAGDNAHAYRNSSEQTVHFHSLIHYPRS
- a CDS encoding peptidase U32 family protein, with product MRQSPHRLELLSPARDTAIAREAILHGADAVYIGGPGFGARHNASNSLRDIAELVPFAHRYGAKIFVTLNTILHDDELEPAQRLITDLYQTGVDALIVQDMGILELDIPPIELHASTQCDIRSVEKAKFLSDVGFSQIVLARELSLEQIQAIHQATDATIEFFVHGALCVAYSGQCYISHAQTGRSANRGDCSQACRLPYTLKDDRGRVVSYEKHLLSMKDNDQTANLGALIDAGVRSFKIEGRYKDMGYVKNITAHYRQMLDAIIEARGDLARASAGRTEHFFTPSTDKTFHRGSTDYFVNARKGDIGAFDSPKFIGLPVGDVLKVAKDHLDVEVSEPLANGDGLNVLIKRDVVGFRANTVEKTGDHRYRVWPNEMPAELHKLRPPHPLNRNLDHNWQQALTKTSSERRVAVDIELGGWQEQLILTLTSEEGVSITHTLDGQFDEANNAEKALSGLKDGLAKLGQTLYYARDIAVRLPGALFVPNSLLNAFRREAVEMLDAARLASYQRGVRKPVSEPAPVYPQTHLSFLANVYNHKARKFYHRYGVQLIDAAYEAHEEKGEVPVMITKHCLRFAFNLCPKQAKGNIKSWKATPMQLVNGDEVLTLKFDCRPCEMHVIGKIKNHILKMPLPGSVVASVSPEELMKTLPKRKG
- a CDS encoding DUF2474 domain-containing protein translates to MQQSVWKRLMWLVILWGGSVLALAAVGMFFRLIMTAAGFKSH
- the cydB gene encoding cytochrome d ubiquinol oxidase subunit II — encoded protein: MGIDLSVIWFVIIVFATLMYIVMDGFDLGIGILFPAIRDADDRDVMVNSVAPIWDGNETWLVLGGAGLFGAFPLAYAVIIDALTIPLTLMLIGLIFRGVAFEFRFKATPAHRPFWDKAFLCGSILATFTQGVVVGAVINGFTVTGRRFSGGPFDWFTPFTLFCGVGLVVAYALLGATWLVMKSEDPLQDKMRTVAKKLLLAMLVVIALISLWTPLAHPAIAERWFTLPNLWFLLPVPLLVAMIGFWLWRALGQQNSHTLPFVLTLGLIFLGFSGLGISIWPHIIPPSITIWQAAAPAQSQGFMLVGALLIIPIILVYTFWSYYVFRGKVQHGEGYH
- a CDS encoding cytochrome ubiquinol oxidase subunit I — its product is MFGLDAFHLARIQFAFTVSFHIIFPAITIGLASYLAVLEGLWLKSKNPVWRSLYQFWSKIFAVNFGMGVVSGLVMAYQFGTNWSGFSEFAGSITGPLLTYEVLTAFFLEAGFLGVMLFGWNKVGPGLHFFSTCMVALGTIISTFWILASNSWMQTPQGYEIVNGQVVPVDWFAVIFNPSFPYRLLHMSVAAFLSSALFVGASAAWHLLRGNHSPAIRAMFSMALWMTLIVAPLQALIGDMHGLNTLKHQPAKIAAIEGHWENPPGEPTPLLLFGWPDMEQERTRYGLAIPALGSLILTHSLDKQVPALKEFAKEDRPNATMVFWSFRIMAGLGMLMILLGVCALWLRYRQRLYTSRPFLRFALWMGPSGLIAILAGWVTTEVGRQPWVVYGLQRTADAVSAHGDLHMSLSLLAFFIVYSSVFGVGYSYMIRLIRKGPQETIAPTPPTGTPARPLSAAVLDSQREAHR
- a CDS encoding type II toxin-antitoxin system HicA family toxin, with the protein product MKQSEFRRWLESQGVGVTNGSHHLKLRYRGKRSVMPRHPGDEIKEALRKAILKQLGLSPSSLI
- a CDS encoding type II toxin-antitoxin system HicB family antitoxin — translated: MRYPVHLVPAPEGGYVVSFPDIPEALTQGETRQQAIDTALEALITAFEFYFEDNQSVPLPTPVKEGDDFVEIPLSVASKVLLLNAFLASKISQQELAKRIGRPKQEITRLFDLRHATKIDAVQTAARALGKELSLTLS
- a CDS encoding PLP-dependent aminotransferase family protein encodes the protein MKKYQRLAEQLCEQIASGVWQPGDRLPSLREQVVSSGMSFMTVGHAYQLLESQGRIIARPQSGYYVAPRPVSQPAVQPVQVMCDEAVDINTYIFEMLQASRDVSVMPFASAFPDPRLFPLQQLNRSLAQVSRTATAMSVIENLPPGNAELRHAIARRYALQGMTISPDEIVITAGALEALNLSLQAVTEPGDWVIVENPCFYGALQALERLRLKALSVATDVKEGIDLAALEQALQEYPVKACWLMTNSQNPLGVTLSPEKKARLVEILDRHNVMLIEDDVYSELYFGREKPLPAKAWDRGDKVLHCSSFSKCLVPGFRIGWVAAGTHARQIQRLQLMSTLSTSSPMQLALVDYLSTRRYDAHLRRLRRQLAERKQQAWQTLLRHLPAEVKIHHNNSGYFLWLELPESLDAGELTTQALAHHISIAPGKMFSTSDTWKRFFRFNTAWNWGEREEAAVKQLGQLIRAQMK